From Mycobacterium lacus, one genomic window encodes:
- a CDS encoding DHA2 family efflux MFS transporter permease subunit yields MRRRASRLPREPQVEASTEAAAESRPGSAYPASRDSRLVLTAVTCVLLPVMVTMDTTVVNVAQRTFIADFSTTQAVVAWTQTAYTLSLAAVIPLTGWAANRSGTKRLVLGSVLLFSLGSLLCALASNIALLVAFRALQGLGGGMLTPLQLIILARAAGPQRLGRVLTLSMVPILMAPMCGPILGGWLIDSFGWQWIFLINIPIGLLTMVLAGFVLPQDVPLPTESLDVISMLLLSPGLVLLLYGVSLLPARGTIADPFVWVPVAAGTVLIGAFVIHALRWTDRALIDLHLLEHRAVAAANATRFLFAVAFFGSLLLFPAYFQQVLGKTPLESGLFLVPQTASAAVAIPIVGRLMERRGPRRAALIGTALTAMGLAVFVYGMSREHVDLLVLLAGLAMFGVGTGGLMTPVTWAAIHTLDSSEVAHGSTLFNVNHNTAASVGAALMSVIVTSRFNANATITAAKRADSIREEAASRAYAGVFVVSMIVVAATAIPAWFLPNRAAPPAAGRAWQGRPRAHPRGGPR; encoded by the coding sequence ATGCGCCGCCGGGCGAGTCGGCTGCCGCGCGAGCCACAGGTTGAAGCCAGCACAGAGGCCGCGGCCGAATCGCGGCCGGGCAGCGCCTATCCCGCAAGTCGGGACTCCCGGCTGGTGCTGACCGCCGTGACGTGTGTGCTGCTGCCAGTGATGGTCACCATGGACACCACGGTCGTCAACGTGGCGCAGCGGACCTTCATCGCCGACTTCTCTACGACGCAGGCGGTCGTCGCGTGGACACAGACGGCCTACACGTTGTCGCTGGCGGCGGTGATCCCGCTCACCGGCTGGGCCGCCAATCGGTCGGGGACCAAGCGGCTCGTTCTGGGTTCGGTGCTGCTGTTCTCGTTGGGATCGTTGCTGTGCGCACTGGCGTCGAATATTGCGCTGCTGGTGGCATTTCGGGCATTGCAAGGCCTTGGCGGCGGAATGCTCACGCCGCTGCAGCTGATCATCCTGGCTCGCGCCGCCGGTCCGCAACGATTGGGCCGGGTGCTGACCCTCAGCATGGTCCCCATTCTCATGGCCCCGATGTGTGGACCCATACTGGGCGGCTGGTTGATCGACTCGTTCGGCTGGCAATGGATCTTCCTGATCAACATCCCAATCGGACTGCTCACCATGGTGTTGGCGGGATTCGTTCTCCCCCAAGATGTTCCATTGCCTACGGAGTCGTTGGACGTCATCAGCATGCTCCTGCTGTCGCCCGGGCTGGTGCTGTTGCTCTATGGCGTGTCACTGCTACCGGCACGCGGCACGATCGCCGACCCGTTTGTCTGGGTTCCAGTGGCCGCCGGTACGGTTCTGATCGGCGCCTTCGTAATCCATGCCCTGCGTTGGACCGATCGTGCGCTAATCGACTTGCATCTGCTCGAGCATCGGGCGGTCGCGGCGGCCAACGCGACCAGATTCCTGTTCGCCGTGGCCTTTTTCGGCAGCCTCCTGTTGTTTCCCGCGTACTTTCAGCAGGTGCTCGGCAAGACGCCGTTGGAGTCTGGGCTGTTTCTGGTTCCGCAAACCGCAAGCGCCGCTGTGGCTATCCCGATTGTGGGACGGCTGATGGAAAGGCGGGGACCGCGCCGCGCCGCGCTGATCGGGACGGCGTTGACCGCCATGGGCCTGGCCGTGTTTGTCTACGGCATGAGTCGAGAGCACGTCGACCTCTTGGTGCTGTTGGCCGGGCTGGCGATGTTCGGCGTCGGCACCGGCGGCTTGATGACTCCGGTCACCTGGGCGGCAATACACACGCTCGATTCAAGCGAAGTCGCGCACGGCTCAACGTTATTCAATGTCAACCACAACACTGCCGCGTCCGTCGGCGCCGCGCTGATGTCGGTGATAGTCACCAGCCGATTCAATGCCAATGCCACCATCACCGCGGCAAAACGAGCGGATTCGATCCGGGAGGAGGCGGCGTCACGGGCCTACGCCGGGGTTTTCGTGGTGTCCATGATCGTGGTCGCGGCGACGGCGATCCCCGCGTGGTTCCTGCCGAACCGGGCCGCGCCACCAGCCGCGGGTCGAGCGTGGCAAGGTAGGCCGAGGGCCCACCCGCGTGGCGGACCCCGCTAA
- a CDS encoding cupin domain-containing protein, translated as MFVSNARDAEPFLAADLSEIRLLVDRTNVGIASVSLAHATVAAGAETVWHRLEDTDEIYFVLSGRGLLSVGDESREVGPGDTVWIPAGVPQKIRNLGPDPLAFLCACGPAYVPQRDRRVAP; from the coding sequence ATGTTCGTAAGCAACGCCAGGGATGCTGAGCCGTTCCTGGCGGCGGACCTGTCCGAGATCCGGCTCCTGGTGGACCGGACGAATGTGGGCATCGCCTCGGTCAGCCTGGCCCATGCGACCGTGGCGGCCGGTGCGGAGACCGTATGGCATCGCTTGGAAGACACCGACGAGATTTACTTCGTTCTGTCGGGACGCGGGCTTCTCTCGGTGGGGGACGAGTCCCGGGAGGTCGGGCCCGGCGACACGGTCTGGATACCGGCCGGTGTCCCGCAGAAAATCCGCAACCTCGGCCCAGATCCCTTGGCGTTCTTGTGCGCCTGCGGTCCGGCGTACGTGCCGCAACGTGATCGGCGGGTGGCGCCGTGA
- a CDS encoding thiamine pyrophosphate-binding protein, whose translation MREAGISVLCGLPTTRLDSLLVRVSQDPGFRIVLARHEGGAGYLADGFARACGRPAAVFAAGPGATNVISAVANASVNHVPMLVLTGEVSVGEFGLHSQQDTSQDGLGLGATFRRLCRCSVSIESVANARTKIDRAFRALAGVPRGPVHIALPRDLVDEALPAHQLPTSMAGPGAGGILAPRGPEIAAEVIGRVDRSVAPMLLLGNGCRLDGIHEEIVAFCERAGLPFATTPNGRGIVPETHPLSLGVLGLFGDGRAEEYLFDAPCDLLIAVGVAFDGLVTRSFSPRWGGLRADVVHVDPDPSAFGRFVATSLGITMSGRAFVESLRSGRPPRPSRRAALPPAAPAVSSGIPETPGEFIHPLEVMRELDSKLAPDATVCADVGTCIYWAFRGIPVRRPGGFFATIDFSPMGCGIAGALGVALARPDERVVCIAGDGAFLMHGTEISTAVAQGIRATWVILNDGQMTASTGPIAGRMDPATVARIGANDLAAMARALGAEGIRVDKRSELRASVAKALAATGPCVLDVAIDPEFNKPDIGVGK comes from the coding sequence ATGCGCGAGGCGGGCATCTCCGTCCTTTGCGGACTGCCGACGACCCGGCTGGACTCGCTGCTGGTGCGCGTGTCCCAGGACCCCGGATTCCGGATCGTGCTGGCACGGCACGAGGGCGGCGCCGGCTACCTCGCCGACGGGTTCGCCCGCGCGTGCGGCAGGCCGGCGGCCGTCTTCGCGGCGGGACCCGGGGCGACCAATGTGATCAGCGCCGTGGCGAACGCGTCGGTCAATCACGTCCCGATGCTCGTCCTGACGGGGGAGGTGTCCGTCGGCGAATTCGGCCTGCATTCGCAGCAGGATACGAGCCAAGACGGGCTCGGTCTGGGCGCGACGTTCCGCCGCTTGTGCCGTTGTTCGGTGTCGATCGAATCGGTCGCCAACGCGCGGACCAAGATCGACCGTGCGTTCCGCGCCTTGGCAGGCGTCCCCCGCGGACCGGTGCACATCGCCCTGCCGCGCGACCTGGTGGACGAGGCGTTGCCGGCCCACCAGCTTCCGACGTCGATGGCCGGCCCCGGGGCCGGGGGAATCCTCGCGCCGCGCGGCCCCGAGATCGCCGCAGAGGTGATCGGCCGGGTGGACCGATCCGTTGCCCCCATGCTGCTGCTGGGCAATGGCTGCCGGTTGGACGGCATCCACGAGGAGATCGTCGCGTTTTGCGAACGTGCGGGACTTCCGTTTGCGACGACGCCGAACGGGCGGGGGATCGTCCCGGAAACGCATCCGCTGTCCCTCGGCGTGCTTGGCCTGTTTGGCGACGGCAGGGCCGAGGAGTACCTCTTCGATGCGCCGTGCGACCTGCTGATCGCGGTCGGTGTCGCGTTCGACGGCCTGGTCACCCGCTCGTTTTCACCCCGATGGGGCGGACTGAGAGCCGACGTCGTCCACGTGGATCCCGACCCGTCGGCGTTCGGCCGATTCGTCGCCACGTCGCTGGGGATCACCATGTCCGGCCGTGCGTTCGTGGAGTCCCTGCGCTCCGGGCGCCCGCCGCGGCCGTCCCGGCGCGCCGCCCTGCCGCCGGCGGCGCCCGCCGTGTCGTCCGGGATCCCGGAAACCCCAGGGGAATTCATCCATCCGCTGGAGGTCATGCGCGAATTGGACTCGAAGCTGGCACCGGACGCCACCGTCTGCGCGGACGTGGGGACCTGCATCTATTGGGCCTTTCGAGGAATACCGGTGCGCCGGCCCGGCGGATTCTTTGCCACCATTGACTTTTCGCCCATGGGATGCGGCATCGCCGGCGCCCTCGGCGTGGCCCTGGCCCGGCCCGACGAGCGGGTCGTCTGCATCGCCGGCGACGGCGCGTTCCTGATGCACGGCACGGAGATTTCCACCGCGGTCGCGCAGGGGATCCGCGCGACCTGGGTCATCCTGAACGACGGCCAAATGACCGCCAGCACCGGTCCGATCGCCGGGCGGATGGATCCGGCAACGGTCGCCCGCATCGGTGCGAACGACCTGGCGGCGATGGCCCGCGCTCTTGGGGCGGAAGGGATCCGGGTCGACAAGCGCTCCGAGCTTCGCGCCTCGGTGGCGAAGGCATTGGCCGCGACCGGCCCCTGCGTGCTGGATGTCGCGATCGACCCGGAATTCAACAAACCCGATATCGGCGTGGGCAAGTAG
- a CDS encoding 4-hyroxy-2-oxovalerate aldolase produces the protein MLTTATTREPVILDTTIRDGSYAVNFGYDDDDLRKIIGDLDGAGIPYVEIGHGVTIGATAAQGRAARTDEEYFRAARATVRKAKLGAVIVPALAPIESVDVAADYLDFLRMCVIATEFEKAVPFVERARSRGLEVSIQLVKSHLFEPDVLARAAKQARELGVRIVYVVDTTGTFLPEDVRRYVEALRDVGDITVGYHGHNNLGMAVANTLEAFEAGADFLDATLMGFGRGAGNCQTESLIAALQRRGHLAGVDLDRILDAARSNMLGRVPESYGIDPWEIAFGFHGLDSLQLDRIRAAAEKASLSVSRVIRAIAKNVAGPWLSPEDIDRVVGGMRA, from the coding sequence ATGCTCACCACCGCGACCACGAGAGAACCGGTCATCCTCGACACCACCATCCGCGACGGCAGTTACGCGGTGAACTTCGGCTACGACGACGATGACCTCCGCAAGATCATCGGGGACCTCGACGGGGCGGGCATTCCCTACGTCGAAATCGGACACGGCGTCACCATCGGCGCCACCGCGGCGCAGGGCCGGGCGGCCCGGACGGACGAGGAGTATTTCCGCGCCGCCCGCGCGACAGTTCGCAAAGCGAAGCTCGGCGCGGTGATCGTGCCGGCGTTGGCGCCGATCGAGTCGGTGGACGTGGCCGCGGACTATCTGGACTTTCTCCGCATGTGTGTGATCGCCACCGAGTTCGAGAAGGCGGTGCCCTTCGTCGAGCGCGCGCGGTCCCGCGGGCTCGAGGTTTCGATTCAGCTGGTCAAGTCCCACCTGTTCGAGCCGGATGTGCTGGCCCGCGCCGCCAAGCAGGCCCGCGAGCTCGGGGTTCGGATCGTCTACGTGGTCGACACGACGGGAACCTTCCTGCCCGAGGACGTCCGGCGCTACGTCGAGGCCCTCCGCGACGTCGGCGACATCACCGTCGGTTACCACGGGCACAACAACCTCGGCATGGCCGTCGCCAACACGCTGGAGGCGTTCGAGGCGGGCGCCGATTTCCTGGACGCAACCCTGATGGGCTTCGGCCGCGGGGCGGGGAACTGCCAGACGGAGAGTCTCATCGCCGCGCTGCAGCGGCGCGGCCACCTGGCCGGCGTAGACCTGGATCGGATTCTCGACGCGGCGCGGTCGAACATGCTGGGGCGGGTCCCCGAGTCCTACGGCATCGACCCGTGGGAGATCGCGTTCGGATTCCACGGCCTCGACTCGTTGCAACTCGATCGCATCCGCGCCGCGGCGGAAAAGGCCAGCCTTTCCGTGTCCCGCGTGATCCGGGCGATCGCGAAAAATGTCGCGGGGCCGTGGCTTTCCCCTGAGGACATCGATCGGGTGGTCGGCGGCATGCGGGCCTGA
- a CDS encoding NAD-dependent epimerase/dehydratase family protein, with protein MRALVTGSSGHLGEALVRTLRLGGADVVGLDSRPSPHTNIIGSVSDPELMREVMDGVEVVFHMAAHHKPQIAFLPPQAFLDTNVVGTQTVLDAAVAANVRAVVMTSSTTVFGDALIPPPGQPAAWIDESVTPVPKNIYGVTKASAEDLCQLAHRNASLACVVLRASRFFVEGDDMPGLYDGRSEDNIKANEYACRRVALEDVVDAQLKAARRAPHLGFGRYLVSATTPFTREDMAELRTDAASVYARRVPLAAAVWKELGWRFPDTLDRVYVNARARRDLGWRPRFDLHAIAARLASGESVHTPLSRLVGSKEYADSSYHLGVFHPAGGDVRVPQRRVHAALAH; from the coding sequence ATGCGCGCGCTGGTAACCGGCAGCTCCGGTCACCTCGGGGAGGCGCTGGTGCGCACCCTGCGCCTGGGTGGCGCCGACGTCGTCGGCCTCGACAGCCGGCCCTCGCCTCACACGAATATCATTGGTTCCGTTAGTGATCCAGAGCTGATGCGTGAGGTGATGGACGGTGTCGAGGTGGTCTTCCACATGGCCGCCCACCACAAGCCGCAGATAGCCTTCTTGCCCCCGCAGGCATTCCTCGACACCAACGTCGTCGGTACCCAGACCGTCCTGGATGCCGCCGTCGCCGCGAACGTGCGCGCCGTCGTGATGACGTCGTCGACAACGGTTTTCGGGGACGCGCTCATTCCGCCGCCGGGGCAGCCCGCCGCGTGGATCGACGAGTCGGTCACGCCCGTTCCCAAGAACATCTACGGCGTCACCAAAGCCAGCGCCGAGGACCTCTGCCAGTTGGCGCATCGCAACGCGAGCCTGGCCTGCGTCGTGCTGCGCGCCTCGCGATTTTTCGTCGAGGGCGACGATATGCCAGGCCTTTACGACGGGCGCAGCGAGGACAACATCAAGGCCAACGAGTACGCGTGCCGCCGGGTCGCGCTCGAGGACGTCGTCGACGCGCAGCTGAAGGCGGCGCGGCGAGCGCCCCATCTCGGGTTCGGGCGCTATCTCGTATCTGCCACCACACCGTTCACCCGCGAGGACATGGCGGAGCTGCGCACCGACGCGGCATCGGTGTACGCGCGCCGGGTGCCGCTGGCCGCGGCGGTGTGGAAGGAGCTGGGGTGGCGATTCCCCGACACCCTGGACCGCGTGTACGTCAACGCCCGGGCGCGGCGCGACCTCGGATGGCGTCCGCGGTTCGACCTGCACGCGATCGCCGCCCGGCTGGCGAGCGGGGAGTCGGTGCACACGCCGCTGTCGCGGCTGGTGGGTTCCAAGGAGTACGCCGACAGCTCCTATCACCTCGGCGTGTTTCACCCGGCCGGCGGCGACGTTCGGGTCCCGCAGCGCCGCGTCCATGCCGCTCTCGCCCACTGA
- a CDS encoding alpha/beta fold hydrolase — MAPEPFTTLGPGGVRVVADRLGDPQSRAVVFLHGGGQTRRSWGRAAAAVAKRGFQAVTIDLRGHGESDWSSDGDYRVVSFAGDVREVLRQLPPRPVLVGASLGGFTSMLLAGELSPGIASAVVLVDIVPNMEQSGANRIHAFMADRVESGFDSLEEVADAIAEYNPHRPRPTDLDGLTTNLRRRGDRWYWHWDPQFISGTAAFPPFEVTDPDRMHAAVAAILRGGVPILLVRGQMSDLVSQERADEFLARFPQVEFTDVRGAGHMVAGDRNDVFAGAVLDFLARHVSREQT, encoded by the coding sequence ATGGCACCCGAACCGTTCACGACGCTCGGGCCGGGCGGCGTGCGCGTCGTCGCCGACCGTCTGGGCGATCCGCAATCCCGTGCCGTGGTGTTCTTGCACGGTGGCGGCCAGACCCGCCGCTCGTGGGGCCGGGCGGCCGCCGCCGTCGCCAAGCGTGGCTTTCAAGCCGTCACCATCGATCTGCGCGGCCACGGAGAGTCCGACTGGTCCAGTGACGGCGACTATCGCGTCGTCAGCTTCGCCGGCGACGTCCGGGAGGTGCTGCGCCAACTCCCCCCGCGTCCCGTGTTGGTGGGCGCCTCCCTGGGCGGATTCACCTCGATGCTGCTCGCGGGGGAGCTCTCCCCCGGTATTGCTAGCGCGGTCGTCCTCGTCGACATCGTGCCGAACATGGAGCAATCCGGGGCGAATCGGATCCACGCCTTCATGGCCGACCGGGTGGAATCGGGCTTCGACTCGCTCGAAGAGGTCGCCGACGCGATCGCGGAGTACAACCCGCATCGGCCCCGGCCCACCGATCTCGATGGCCTGACCACCAACCTGCGCCGTCGCGGCGATCGGTGGTACTGGCACTGGGATCCGCAGTTCATCAGCGGGACCGCGGCGTTTCCCCCGTTCGAGGTCACCGACCCCGATCGCATGCATGCGGCCGTTGCCGCGATCCTGCGTGGCGGCGTGCCGATACTCCTGGTCCGGGGCCAGATGAGTGACCTGGTCAGCCAGGAGCGCGCCGACGAGTTTCTCGCGCGGTTCCCGCAGGTCGAGTTCACCGATGTCCGCGGCGCGGGCCACATGGTTGCCGGCGATCGCAACGACGTCTTCGCCGGGGCGGTGCTGGATTTCCTGGCCCGCCATGTTTCCCGCGAGCAGACGTGA
- a CDS encoding serine/threonine protein kinase PknE, whose product MGDTAESREGSKFGPYLLRRLVGRGGMGDVYEAEDTVRERIVALKLMSQTLSNDPVFRSRMQREARTAGRLQEPHVVPIHDFGEIDGQLYVDMRLIDGTDLAAMVGRYGPLSPPRAVAIVRQIGSALDAAHAAGVLHRDVKPENILVSADDFAYLVDFGIASATSDEKLTQFGTTVGTVKYMAPERFSEAEVTYRADIYALACVLYECLTGSPPYGGDQFSVMGAHLNSAIPRPSAARPGIPVAFDAVIARGMAKDPADRYATCGDLSAAAYAALATPDQDRATDILQRSQVAKPPAALAGQPPGGFASVPPAMATPSPPHGQIWPATSAPGSPVAAGGPVPQPTPWTGAPVWGAAGTGVPPWGQPPPMGVSKPWLWVGVAVFVVVAVVGGLILALAHPWRSSTPAKPTTPPPPADAVVLRVLDDGVYVGSSAAPTTIDIFNEPICPPCGSFIRSNAGDIDTAVNNKKLAVRYHLLNFLDDRSHSRNYSTRAVAATYCVAAQNDPKLYVNFYSGLFASNFQPQEGAPEDRTDGELAQLAKTVGVDASVINCIKSGDEVVTAKTKAANGDTTMAGLNAGGTPFVWDGNSAVNYQDPTWLTKLIG is encoded by the coding sequence ATGGGTGACACCGCGGAGTCGCGGGAGGGTTCGAAGTTCGGGCCGTATCTGCTGCGTCGGCTGGTGGGACGCGGCGGCATGGGCGACGTCTACGAGGCCGAGGACACGGTGCGCGAGCGGATCGTCGCGCTGAAGCTGATGTCGCAGACGCTCTCCAACGATCCGGTGTTCCGTTCGCGTATGCAGCGGGAGGCCCGCACCGCGGGGCGGCTGCAGGAACCACACGTCGTGCCGATCCACGACTTCGGCGAGATCGACGGGCAGCTCTACGTGGACATGCGCCTGATCGACGGCACAGACCTGGCCGCCATGGTCGGCCGGTATGGGCCGCTGTCCCCGCCCCGCGCGGTGGCTATCGTGCGCCAGATCGGCTCGGCGCTCGACGCCGCGCACGCCGCGGGGGTGCTTCATCGCGACGTCAAGCCGGAGAACATTTTGGTCAGCGCCGATGACTTCGCTTATCTCGTCGATTTCGGGATCGCCAGCGCCACCTCGGACGAAAAGCTGACACAGTTCGGCACCACGGTGGGCACCGTCAAATACATGGCGCCGGAGCGGTTCAGCGAGGCCGAGGTCACCTATCGGGCCGACATCTACGCGTTGGCCTGCGTGTTGTACGAGTGCTTGACCGGGTCCCCGCCGTATGGCGGCGACCAGTTCAGCGTGATGGGCGCACACCTGAACTCGGCGATCCCGCGGCCCAGCGCCGCGCGACCGGGCATTCCGGTCGCCTTCGACGCCGTGATCGCCCGCGGCATGGCCAAGGATCCCGCGGACCGCTATGCCACCTGCGGTGATCTGTCGGCGGCCGCCTACGCGGCGCTGGCCACGCCCGATCAGGATCGCGCCACTGACATCTTGCAGCGCAGCCAGGTGGCGAAGCCGCCGGCCGCGCTTGCCGGCCAGCCGCCCGGCGGTTTTGCGTCGGTGCCGCCCGCGATGGCGACCCCTTCCCCGCCACACGGCCAAATATGGCCCGCGACGTCGGCTCCCGGGTCACCGGTCGCTGCCGGTGGACCGGTGCCCCAGCCGACGCCATGGACCGGCGCTCCCGTCTGGGGCGCGGCTGGCACCGGGGTACCGCCGTGGGGTCAGCCGCCGCCCATGGGCGTGTCCAAGCCGTGGCTGTGGGTGGGTGTCGCCGTCTTCGTCGTGGTCGCCGTCGTGGGCGGGCTGATCCTCGCCCTGGCCCACCCATGGCGATCGTCGACGCCGGCGAAGCCGACGACGCCACCGCCGCCGGCGGATGCGGTTGTGCTCCGGGTCCTCGATGACGGCGTGTATGTCGGCAGCTCGGCGGCTCCGACAACGATCGACATCTTCAACGAACCCATCTGCCCGCCGTGCGGCAGTTTCATCAGGTCGAATGCGGGCGATATCGACACCGCGGTGAACAACAAGAAGCTCGCGGTGCGCTATCACCTGCTCAATTTCCTCGACGACAGGTCGCACAGCAGGAATTACTCGACCCGCGCGGTGGCGGCCACGTATTGCGTTGCAGCGCAAAACGACCCGAAGTTATACGTCAACTTCTACTCCGGCCTGTTCGCCAGCAACTTCCAGCCGCAAGAGGGTGCCCCGGAAGATCGCACCGACGGCGAGCTGGCCCAGCTGGCCAAGACCGTCGGCGTCGACGCCAGCGTGATCAACTGCATCAAGTCGGGAGACGAGGTCGTCACCGCCAAGACGAAGGCCGCAAACGGTGACACGACGATGGCCGGGCTCAACGCCGGTGGCACGCCGTTCGTGTGGGACGGCAACAGCGCCGTCAACTACCAGGATCCGACCTGGCTCACCAAGCTGATCGGGTAG
- a CDS encoding PE domain-containing protein has protein sequence MSFVLVAPDILATASKDLARIGSAVSAGNLAAIVPTTEVTAAAADEVSAAIAALFGAHAQEYQAAAAQAATYHEQFVRTMSAAAASYAGTEAAIAQALLVTPLNGPDPLASLAASVSDGFQTVVYGPVHTAGQAWISSPLGAALDPIINAPTNALFGRDLIGNGAAGTAASPTGGAGGFLFGDGGAGYAPTGGVSATAGGRGGNAGLIGDGGTGGAGFAGGTGGTGGTGGWLMGNGGMGGGGGVGGQAGAGGQALLFGNGGPGGAGAPSGRGGLFIGDPINVAAWFDHPSGGNQQSIVIDFVRHGQTTANVAGLMDTAVPGASLTALGQQQAQAVAGALAPNGPYAGLFDSQLVRTQQTAAPLAALLGMNAQALPGLNEINAGIFEDFPQISPAGLLYLVGPIAWTVGFPLVPMLNPGSSDLNGVVFDQAFNGAVQTMYDTAMAHPVTAADGKITVVSYSSAFTIEIGTLMNVNNPDPLLMLTHPLPNTGSVVVEGDPKGGWTLVSWDGIPVPPASLPIELFVDVRNLITAPQFAAFDIGTSLFTGDPATIVNAIRDGIDEVGAATVQFPFAVAADVVDAVCGANLAGLAADLTTLLP, from the coding sequence ATGTCATTTGTGCTCGTGGCGCCGGACATCTTGGCGACGGCCTCGAAGGATTTGGCGCGGATCGGTTCGGCAGTGAGTGCCGGCAATCTGGCAGCAATCGTCCCGACGACTGAGGTGACGGCGGCGGCCGCCGACGAGGTGTCGGCGGCCATTGCGGCGCTGTTTGGCGCGCACGCCCAGGAGTATCAGGCGGCGGCGGCGCAGGCGGCGACGTATCACGAGCAGTTCGTGCGCACCATGAGCGCGGCGGCCGCATCGTACGCGGGTACCGAGGCCGCGATTGCCCAGGCGCTGTTGGTGACCCCGCTGAACGGCCCCGATCCGTTGGCCAGTCTCGCCGCGTCCGTTTCCGACGGGTTCCAGACGGTCGTCTACGGACCGGTCCACACGGCTGGCCAAGCATGGATCAGCAGCCCGCTCGGGGCAGCGCTCGACCCGATCATCAATGCGCCCACCAACGCGCTGTTCGGGCGTGATCTGATCGGCAACGGAGCCGCCGGCACGGCCGCGAGCCCCACCGGCGGTGCCGGCGGTTTCCTGTTCGGCGACGGCGGGGCCGGCTATGCCCCCACCGGGGGCGTGAGCGCCACGGCCGGCGGCAGGGGCGGAAACGCCGGGTTGATCGGCGACGGCGGTACCGGTGGCGCCGGGTTCGCCGGTGGGACCGGCGGCACGGGCGGCACCGGCGGCTGGCTGATGGGCAACGGCGGCATGGGCGGTGGCGGCGGTGTCGGCGGTCAAGCCGGTGCGGGCGGCCAAGCCTTGTTGTTCGGCAACGGCGGCCCCGGCGGGGCCGGCGCCCCGAGCGGTCGCGGCGGATTGTTCATCGGCGACCCCATCAACGTCGCCGCCTGGTTCGACCACCCCAGCGGCGGCAACCAGCAGTCGATCGTCATCGACTTCGTGCGGCACGGGCAGACGACCGCCAACGTGGCGGGCTTGATGGACACGGCAGTACCGGGAGCCAGTCTCACCGCGCTGGGCCAGCAACAGGCACAGGCCGTCGCCGGCGCACTCGCGCCGAACGGGCCGTATGCCGGGCTGTTCGACTCGCAGTTGGTCAGGACGCAGCAGACCGCCGCGCCGTTGGCTGCCCTGCTGGGGATGAACGCGCAGGCATTGCCGGGGCTCAACGAGATCAATGCCGGCATTTTCGAAGACTTTCCCCAGATAAGCCCCGCGGGTCTCTTATATCTAGTTGGCCCGATCGCGTGGACGGTCGGATTCCCGCTCGTGCCGATGCTGAACCCGGGCTCCAGCGACCTTAACGGCGTGGTTTTCGACCAGGCCTTCAACGGCGCGGTTCAGACGATGTATGACACCGCCATGGCGCACCCGGTGACGGCAGCGGACGGCAAGATCACCGTGGTCTCGTACTCAAGCGCGTTCACGATCGAGATCGGGACGCTGATGAACGTCAATAACCCCGACCCCTTACTCATGCTCACCCACCCGCTGCCCAACACCGGCAGTGTCGTGGTGGAGGGCGACCCCAAGGGTGGCTGGACGTTGGTCAGTTGGGACGGGATACCCGTCCCGCCGGCATCATTGCCGATCGAGCTATTCGTCGACGTGCGTAACCTCATCACGGCGCCGCAATTTGCCGCCTTCGACATCGGTACGTCCCTGTTCACCGGCGACCCGGCGACGATCGTGAACGCGATTCGAGACGGCATCGACGAGGTCGGCGCGGCGACGGTCCAATTCCCGTTCGCGGTCGCCGCAGATGTGGTGGACGCCGTGTGCGGCGCAAACCTGGCTGGCCTGGCGGCCGACCTGACCACCCTGCTCCCATGA
- a CDS encoding type II toxin-antitoxin system PemK/MazF family toxin: MAKPPIVRGGVCLVPDDILVLLPKQLRKVLHRRRYFVVLSGDETNADTGWPLVSGCPISGQTSWKTKFDIALGAGEAGVQKKCWVRVPALQSIEKQHLEDFTGHLDPARLEQIDVSLFWYLGQV, translated from the coding sequence ATGGCTAAACCACCAATAGTCAGGGGTGGCGTTTGCCTCGTTCCCGACGACATCTTGGTATTACTACCAAAGCAGCTCCGTAAAGTTCTTCACCGCCGACGCTATTTTGTAGTTCTCAGCGGCGATGAGACGAACGCTGACACCGGCTGGCCGCTTGTCTCAGGCTGCCCGATCTCCGGCCAGACAAGTTGGAAGACAAAGTTCGATATTGCGCTCGGTGCTGGAGAGGCCGGAGTCCAGAAAAAGTGCTGGGTGCGAGTGCCTGCCCTGCAATCCATCGAGAAGCAGCACCTCGAAGACTTCACCGGTCACCTCGACCCGGCGCGGCTAGAACAAATCGACGTGTCGCTGTTTTGGTATCTCGGACAAGTCTGA